Proteins encoded together in one Lathyrus oleraceus cultivar Zhongwan6 chromosome 5, CAAS_Psat_ZW6_1.0, whole genome shotgun sequence window:
- the LOC127088138 gene encoding thaumatin-like protein: MTTSLLFFCFLLSTISVITTGVVTDGNGTGTQLIIVNNCKESVWPGILSNGGQPSIKGGGFHLPSGEQVVLHLPNHWAGRIWGRQGCCFDETTGKGTCQTGDCGGQLKCKGTGGVPPATLVEMTLGTSESPLHYYDVSLVDGFNLPMSMKAVGLGVGGGCGDASCGADLNGCCPSSLVVKHDGKVVGCKSACLATKSDKYCCTGEFADPKSCKPTMFARVFKSVCPRAYTYAYDDSTGLMSCLANRYAITFCPP; encoded by the exons ATGACTACTTCCTTGCTTTTCTTCTGCTTTCTACTCTCCACCATCTCTGTGATAACCACAG GTGTTGTTACAGATGGGAATGGAACAGGAACACAACTAATAATTGTAAACAACTGCAAAGAGAGTGTATGGCCAGGAATTCTCAGCAATGGAGGACAACCTTCAATTAAAGGAGGTGGATTCCACCTTCCAAGCGGCGAACAAGTTGTTCTCCATCTCCCTAACCATTGGGCCGGTCGAATCTGGGGGAGACAAGGCTGCTGTTTCGACGAAACAACCGGAAAAGGCACGTGTCAAACCGGAGACTGTGGAGGCCAATTGAAATGCAAGGGAACTGGCGGTGTTCCTCCAGCTACACTTGTTGAAATGACACTTGGAACCTCAGAATCACCTTTGCATTACTATGATGTTAGTTTAGTTGACGGTTTTAACCTTCCTATGTCAATGAAGGCTGTTGGTCTTGGTGTTGGTGGTGGTTGTGGTGATGCTTCTTGTGGAGCTGATTTGAACGGTTGTTGTCCTTCTTCACTTGTTGTCAAACATGATGGGAAAGTTGTGGGGTGTAAAAGTGCTTGTTTGGCTACAAAATCTGATAAGTATTGTTGCACTGGTGAATTTGCTGATCCAAAAAGTTGCAAACCAACTATGTTTGCTCGTGTTTTTAAGAGTGTTTGTCCTCGTGCTTATACTTACGCTTATGATGATTCAACTGGGCTTATGTCTTGTTTGGCAAATCGGTATGCCATTACATTTTGTCCTCCATGA